One genomic window of Elaeis guineensis isolate ETL-2024a chromosome 2, EG11, whole genome shotgun sequence includes the following:
- the LOC105056798 gene encoding tryptophan synthase alpha chain, with protein sequence MALVPNTSSRFISPVSSRVYIPPTNQLSKTAAPSLASPALTPPTSLALKTSLSLSSPALIGISETFSNLKKQGKVAFIPYITAGDPDLSTTAKALKLLDRWGADIIELGLPYSDPLADGPVIQASSKRALTKGTNPRAVFSMLKEVVPQLSCPIAIFSYYNLIVTHNMDWFTSALKYCGVQGLIVPDLPFEESASLRKEATRKNVDLVQLTTPTTEKHRMKAIAEASEGFVYLVSSVGVTGARPSVNPQVQYLLEEIKEVTTKPVAVGFGISKPEHVRQLSLWGADGVIVGSAIVKLLGEANSAEEGLRHVESFMTSLKKALP encoded by the exons ATGGCCCTCGTACCAAATACCAGCTCCCGTTTCATTTCCCCAGTATCATCTCGAGTCTATATTCCTCCCACCAACCAACTTTCAAAGACTGCTGCTCCCAGCCTCGCTTCCCCGGCGCTCACTCCTCCCACAAGCCTAGCCCTGAAGACTTCTCTCAGCCTCTCTTCTCCGGCGCTGATCGGGATCTCCGAAACCTTCTCCAATTTAAAGAAACAAGGGAAA GTTGCATTTATACCTTACATTACCGCTGGTGATCCTGATCTATCGACGACGGCAAAAGCACTGAAACTACTTGACCGTTGGGGGGCGGATATAATTGAGTTGGGCTTGCCCTACAGCGATCCTTTGGCAGATGGTCCCGTAATTCAG GCTTCTAGTAAACGGGCCCTAACAAAGGGGACAAACCCACGCGCTGTCTTTTCCATGTTAAAGGAG GTGGTCCCTCAATTATCTTGTCCAATTGCAATATTTTCATATTACAATCTCATAGTCACGCATAACATGGACTGGTTCACATCTGCCTTAAAATATTGTGGTGTACAAG GTCTTATTGTACCAGACCTTCCTTTCGAAGAGAGTGCAAGTTTGAGAAAAGAAGCCACTAGGAAAAATGTTGATTTG GTCCAGCTCACCACACCTACTACGGAAAAACATAGAATGAAAGCAATTGCTGAAGCTTCAGAAGGATTTGTATATCTT GTGAGCTCTGTTGGAGTTACTGGTGCACGTCCATCCGTGAATCCACAAGTACAATATCTCTTAGAGGAAATTAAAGAG GTGACCACAAAACCTGTCGCAGTTGGCTTTGGCATATCAAAACCAGAACATGTTAGACAG CTTTCATTATGGGGAGCTGATGGTGTGATCGTCGGTAGTGCCATTGTTAAACTATTAGGAGAAGCCAATTCTGCTGAAGAAGGATTGAGGCATGTTGAGTCCTTTATGACATCCTTAAAAAAAGCTCTCCCCTAA